The genomic region CAGCCTCACCTTCCGAGCCCTTAAAACGGCCGCCTAAAATCTTTATCCTGCACCTTTGCTCGCCGGTCTGTATCAATCCCGTATTTATTAATTTGCTGTTATCGGTTTGTAGTACTCTGCCCACCGTTCTGTCCGCGCCCTGGTAGATTTTTATTTTTTCATATTCGTTCGGAAGAAACAATAAAAAAATCAGAAGGGCAAAACAGATAATTTCCGGCAGATTTGACTTGAGTACCGTAAATATTTTCCCTTTCACGTTATATAGTAACCCGTCCTTTCCGAATTTTTCCGCATTATACAGCCACAGGCATGGCAAATGCATGCCATGCCTGTGGCTCAGATGCCGCATTTAAACACCTCAGCACTTATTTTACCGAAGTAAGTTTTGCCAGTTTAAAATATATGTCAGTGTTATCATAATAACCTTCAAAAAGCTCGGCTCCGTTTCCAACGGCAAAAACAGGCACCGGAAGTCCGGTATGGGCATAGGAACTAAAGTTAATGCCCGATTTGTTGTTTAGTATATGAGTAATGGTAACGGTCAGCGGCTCATAAGTCCCATAAAGTATATATTCTTCCTCGTTCAGCTGTCTGTACCCGTCAATGGTCCTCCTGTACGCCTCATACAATTTCTCATACTCATAGTCGGTCAGAATTAAATTGGGGTTTGTATCTGATTTGGCTTTATATTTGGGTACAAGTCCAAAATTCTCTTCAATATCCGTTAAAACATCGGAAAATTTCGTGTTGTTTTTCTTATACCCGGCGACATAATCAGTATCAAATTTGGCATAAGATATTTTCTGATTGGAAAGATTGGTTAAGAACGTATCATAATCCGTTCCGGCAAAACCTATTGAAAGACCGCCTGTTTCATGATCGCCGGTAACCAGTATCAGAGTATCTTCAGGATGCTTATTGTAAAATTCCACCGCCACTTCAACCGCATTGCTTAACGCAATTGTGTCATGTATTACCGTCGCCGCATCGTTAGCGTGACACGCCCAGTCAATCTTTCCGCCTTCCACCATCATAAAGAAACCCGTATCATTGTAAAGCATCTCAATGCCTTTTCTTACATAGTCTGCAAGCCTCCACTCCCCGTCTTTCGCGTCAATCTCATATGAAATTGAATCGTAGTCAGCGAGGGTTTCGGATATAACAATTGTCTTTCCGTCATTAGCGCTTAATTTTTCGGCATCTTTCTGCTTTGTTACCACTTTGTATCCTTTTTCCCTCGCTATATCATACAGGCTTTTCTGATCACCCTTTTCCCCGTTCGGGCTGATCAGCGCACCTCCCGCGAAGAAGTCAAAACCGCTTTCAATCATTTCCAGACCTATTTCATAATAATTGCTCCTGGAAGGCTGGTGCGCGTAGAACGCCGCCGGGGTCGCGTGGTTTAAGTTGACAGACGTAATGATGCCGATTTTATATCCCAACTGCTTTTTTAACTTCTCTGAAATGGCTTCAAACTTTTTTGTATATGTGGTATCCATATTGATAACGCCACTGTACGTTTTATTTCCGGTAGCAATGGATGTTGCCGTTGACGACGAGTCGGGGGCAAATGAAGAACTGTCATATGTTTCGGCCACGCCTGTAACGGGAAATTTCATAAAGCTTAGAGGCACAGCGACCACTTCGCCGTCACTTGACTTTGCGCCAAGATAATAGGATGCAGTTTGTATCTGAGGATAACTCATGCCATCCCCGATAAACAGGAATATGTATTTCGGCGCTTTCCGGCTTGCAGTTATCACTCCAGTTAATGCTGTTTTATTACGGCTTTGAAAGGTTTCAGCATTACTGCCGCCGCCTAACAGCACCGAAAACACCGATGCAATGAACAAAACCGCAAAAATGACCGACGCAATTTTTTTCCAGTGATTTTTCATTTTCTTCACCCCTCATTTTATTACTTTTTTCCTTATCCATTATAATAATAAAAAATTTTACAGACTATCATATTACTGTTAAATTAAGTTAATTTTTTGTAAAGTGTTTATGTGAAAATTATACAGAAACGCTTATACCATTGGCATTAGTTAATCTGCGCCCGGAATTAATGCTTCAAAGGGAAAATGGAACTCAGCCTGGAGTTCGTGCATGATATGAACAAAACAAGAACATATCCACTAAATTTGCAAAGTTAAACTAAGATGTGATTTGCGGCAAACCCTTGACTCCTGCGCCTTTTTTATTATTTTGTCTGTTATCTCATCAGACTTGTATCTGGCCAATACCTGGTTAGTACAGGGATCCAGTCGGCAATAATATTACGGGAGACTTCATTCAAGTCACAAATTTCAAACTGGAATATTTGCTCTTGCATCCGGCTTGACCCATTCAAAAAGTGATTCCACAAAATCTTTCAAGTGGTGTGCCTTGTCCAAAGCCACGCTGATGTATTCGTCATTTTCTTCCCCTGCCACCATTTTGTTTTGTATGTCTTCCAGGTGCCCGACCAACGAGGTCAGCGGTGTTTTTACATCATGTGAAAGGCTTGTCATCATGCGTTTATAAGCCTGTTCGGATTTTTTCATTCTGATAAGCTGTGCCTGATATCCTGTTACAATTTCATTGATACTGTATCATATGTCTTTTATCATGTCGTTTTCTCTTGCACGCACCCGGCGGTTAAGGTTACCTTTCTTTATATCTTCCAATGCGACTTTTATAATTAAAAGCTGTTCTCTGACACGAAAAAGCTTTGCTGCCATACAGGCAACAACACAAACACACAAAACTCTGTGGCAATACAGTTCCATTGTGTTGTTAACGCCGTTTTTATGAAATGTATTGACATTACTGTCAGTAATAATCTTATTATGTTTCTTTAGTCCGAAACATGCAAGAATGTAACCGGAAAAGAAAGCATTTTTAAATTTGTCTTAATTTAAAGCATTATAACCAACCGAATGATTTTGCTCAAAAGCAGACGTATGAATATTACGTCCGCCGGCTTTTTTTCATATCATGAGCTGTCTGACAGTATAACGGAATTTACTTGGGAAGCGATACGGTAAAAACCGTTTTGCGATTTGACGATGACACGGTGATATCCCCGTTGTGCAATCTGACGATTTCTTTCACTATGGCAAGCCCCAGGCCGTTACCCTCCGTTGAGCTGAATTTGCTTTCCCGGTAGAATTTTCGGAAAATTTTTTCTTTCGCCTCAGGCGGTATCTCAACGCCCGTGTCTGCCACCGACACAGATATCCTTTTTTCATTCTCGGCAATGTCAATTATCATCTCAGTGCCTTCGTCGCCATATTTTACGGCATTGTCTATAAGATTTATCCACACCTGCCCGAGCATTTCCTCGTTCGCACTGATGTAATGCTCCCCAAAATCAAGCACCGGGGTGATATTCTTTTTGCTCCATTTGTTTTCAAGAAGAAGAACACAGTTTCTGATCTGTTCCGAAAGATTATAACTTGATACCCCGGTCAGAGCCGCCTGATTCTCCACTTTTGTCAGGGTAAGAATATTTGTGGCCATCGCCGAAAGACGGAGAGCTTCCTTTTCTATAATGTCAATATATTCAGCTTTCTGCTCCTCTGTCAGATCCCCGCGTTTGAGCAGCCTCGCAAAACCCGCGATGGAAGTTATCGGGGTTTTGAACTCGTGGGAAAAGTTGTTTATAAAATCGGTACGGAATATAACGTTCTTTTCAAGTTCCTCCGCCAGATTATTGAAGCTTCTGCTCACTTCCACCGCAGTCGGATGCCTGCCGAGGAGTTTTCCGAAATGGAGCCTCGTCCTGTAGTCTCCCGCCGCAAGACGGTTCATTGCGTTTATCACATC from Thermoclostridium stercorarium subsp. stercorarium DSM 8532 harbors:
- a CDS encoding sensor histidine kinase codes for the protein MKPEERKHRLALTLLFSGIVFCFLIITTAVVGGIIVFLIRRGILSPNGEAPRSVPLFLTMMIASILIGVVLTAITSRIPLKPVNDVINAMNRLAAGDYRTRLHFGKLLGRHPTAVEVSRSFNNLAEELEKNVIFRTDFINNFSHEFKTPITSIAGFARLLKRGDLTEEQKAEYIDIIEKEALRLSAMATNILTLTKVENQAALTGVSSYNLSEQIRNCVLLLENKWSKKNITPVLDFGEHYISANEEMLGQVWINLIDNAVKYGDEGTEMIIDIAENEKRISVSVADTGVEIPPEAKEKIFRKFYRESKFSSTEGNGLGLAIVKEIVRLHNGDITVSSSNRKTVFTVSLPK
- a CDS encoding alkaline phosphatase — encoded protein: MKNHWKKIASVIFAVLFIASVFSVLLGGGSNAETFQSRNKTALTGVITASRKAPKYIFLFIGDGMSYPQIQTASYYLGAKSSDGEVVAVPLSFMKFPVTGVAETYDSSSFAPDSSSTATSIATGNKTYSGVINMDTTYTKKFEAISEKLKKQLGYKIGIITSVNLNHATPAAFYAHQPSRSNYYEIGLEMIESGFDFFAGGALISPNGEKGDQKSLYDIAREKGYKVVTKQKDAEKLSANDGKTIVISETLADYDSISYEIDAKDGEWRLADYVRKGIEMLYNDTGFFMMVEGGKIDWACHANDAATVIHDTIALSNAVEVAVEFYNKHPEDTLILVTGDHETGGLSIGFAGTDYDTFLTNLSNQKISYAKFDTDYVAGYKKNNTKFSDVLTDIEENFGLVPKYKAKSDTNPNLILTDYEYEKLYEAYRRTIDGYRQLNEEEYILYGTYEPLTVTITHILNNKSGINFSSYAHTGLPVPVFAVGNGAELFEGYYDNTDIYFKLAKLTSVK